Proteins encoded within one genomic window of Thunnus albacares chromosome 13, fThuAlb1.1, whole genome shotgun sequence:
- the LOC122995030 gene encoding serine/threonine-protein kinase TAO1-like → MPSSVRAGSLKDPEVAELFFKEDPEKLFSDLREIGHGSFGAVYFARDVRTNEVVAIKKMSYSGKQSNEKWQDIIKEVKFLQRIRHPNSIEYKGCYLREHTAWLVMEYCLGSASDLLEVHKKPLQEVEIAAITHGALQGLAYLHSHNMIHRDVKAGNILLTEPGQVKLADFGSASIASPANSFVGTPYWMAPEVILAMDEGQYDGKVDVWSLGITCIELAERKPPLFNMNAMSALYHIAQNESPTLQSSEWTDYFRNFIDSCLQKIPQDRPHSDDMLGHAFLQRERPDSVLMDLIQRTKDAVRELDNLQYRKMKKILLQEAHNGPTAEAQDGDEELEPGAGRTGTVNSVGSNQSIPSMSISASSQSSSVNSLNEAAQDSRSELDLMEGDHTVMSNSSVIHLKPEEEESFSGEQAASSQPSEPQETPAQVPRKHYRNREHFATIRTASLVTREMQEHEQDSELREQMSGYKRMRRQHQKHLMALENKLKGEMDEHRLRLDKELESQRNNFTQEMEKLLKKHQAALEKDLKTFTNDEKKFQQHIQVQQKKELSSFLESQKREYKLRKEQLKEELSENQSTPKKEKQEWLSKQKENIQHYQAEEEANLLRRQRQYLELECRRFKRRILIARHNVEQDLAREELNKRQTQKDLEHAMLLRHHESMQELEFRHLGTIQKARAELIRTQHQTELTNQLEYNKRRERELRRKHVMEVRQQPKSLKSKELQIKKQFQETCKTQTRQYKALRNHLLETTPKSDHKAVLKRLKEEQTRKLAILAEQYDHSINEMLSTQALRLDEAQEGECQVLRMQLQQELELLNAYQSKIKMQTDAQHDKERRELEQRVSLRRALLEQKIEEEMLALQNERLERIRSLLERQAREIEAFDSESMRLGFSNMVLTNLAPDSQGGWGGGGGGGQGAQGGGHWPGGGGGGGHHSHHHQGGSSSQQPWGHPMLAGGPPPWSLHHPGGGGQRGSGGGAGGVRNSPQAMRRTSSGGRNEQGMSRSASITSQISNGSHLSYT, encoded by the exons ATGCCCTCCTCCGTAAGGGCAGGGAGCCTGAAGGATCCGGAGGTGGCTGAGCTTTTCTTCAAAGAAGACCCAGAGAAGCTTTTCTCTGACCTTCGAGAGATTGGACATGGCAGCTTTGGCGCCGTCTACTTT GCACGGGATGTGCGCACGAATGAGGTCGTGGCAATTAAAAAGATGTCCTACAGTGGGAAACAGTCTAATGAG AAATGGCAGGATATTATAAAGGAAGTGAAGTTTCTCCAGAGGATCCGGCACCCCAACAGTATAGAGTACAAAGGTTGTTACCTCCGTGAGCACACAGCATGG CTGGTGATGGAGTACTGTCTTGGCTCAGCCTCTGATCTGCTAGAAG tTCATAAAAAACCTCTACAAGAAGTAGAGATTGCTGCCATTACACATGGTGCTTTGCAGGGGCTGGCATACCTTCATTCCCACAATATGATCCACAG ggaTGTGAAGGCAGGTAACATCCTGCTGACTGAGCCCGGGCAGGTCAAACTGGCAGACTTTGGCTCCGCCTCCATCGCCTCGCCTGCCAACTCCTTTGTGGGAACGCCATATTG GATGGCCCCAGAGGTGATTCTGGCTATGGATGAGGGCCAGTATGATGGAAAGGTAGATGTCTGGTCCTTAGGGATCACCTGTATAGAATTAG CGGAGAGGAAGCCTCCCTTGTTTAACATGAATGCAATGAGTGCCTTATACCACATAGCGCAGAATGAGAGCCCCACACTGCAATCCAGTGAATG GACGGATTACTTTAGAAACTTTATCGATTCTTGCCTTCAGAAAATCCCCCAGGACAGACCGCACTCTGACGACATGCTGGGt CATGCGTTTTTGCAGCGTGAACGTCCAGACTCCGTGCTGATGGATCTTATTCAGAGGACCAAGGATGCGGTGCGAGAGCTGGACAACCTGCAGTACCGCAAGATGAAGAAGATTCTCCTCCAGGAGGCCCACAACGGACCAACAGCGGAAGCCCAGGACGGAGACGAG GAGCTGGAGCCGGGCGCAGGTCGGACAGGAACGGTGAACAGCGTTGGCAGTAATCAGTCCATCCCCAGCATGTCTATCAGCGCCAGCTCCCAGAGCAGCTCTGTCAACAGTCTGAACGAAGCTGCCCAGGACAGCCGCAGCGAGCTGGACCTGATGGAGGGAGACCACACGGTCATGTCCAACAGCTCTGTCATACACCTCAAACCG gaagaagaggagagttTCTCTGGGGAGCAGGCAGCCAGCAGTCAACCCTCTGAGCCCCAGGAAACGCCAGCTCAGGTCCCGAGGAAGCACTACCGCAACAGAGAGCACTTTGCCACCATACGCACAGCGTCACTC GTGACCCGAGAGATGCAGGAACATGAGCAGGACTCGGAGCTGCGGGAGCAAATGTCAGGATACAAACGCATGAGGCGGCAACATCAGAAGCACCTGATGGCCCTGGAGAACAAGCTGAAAGGGGAGATGGATGAGCACAGGCTGAGGCTGGACAAAGAGCTGGAGAGTCAGAGGAACAACTTTACCCAAGAGATGGAGAAGCTGCTGAAAAAACACCAGGCGGCCCTGGAAAAAGAC CTGAAGACGTTTACCAACGATGAGAAGAAGTTCCAGCAGCACATTCAGGTGCAGCAGAAGAAGGAGCTCAGCAGCTTCCTCGAGTCACAGAAGCGGGAGTATAAACTGCGCAAGGAGCAGCTCAAAGAG GAGCTGAGCGAGAACCAGTCAACTCCAAAGAAAGAGAAGCAGGAGTGGCTGTCCAAGCAGAAAGAGAACATCCAGCACTATCAG gcggaggaggaggccaACCTACTGAGGAGACAGAGGCAGTACCTGGAACTAGAGTGTCGGCGGTTCAAACGCAGGATCCTCATTGCCAGACACAATGTCGAGCAGGATCTGGCCAGAGAG gagcTGAACAAACGGCAGACACAGAAGGACCTGGAGCACGCCATGCTACTCAGGCATCACGAGTCGATGCAGGAGCTGGAGTTCCGGCACCTGGGGACCATCCAGAAGGCGCGGGCAGAGCTGATACGAACCCAACACCAGACAGAGCTCACCAACCAGCTGGAATACAATAAGAGGAGGGAGCGGGAGCTGAGGCGCAAGCATGTCATGGAGGTCCGACAGCAGCCCAAGAGCCTCAAG TCTAAGGAGCTTCAGATTAAGAAGCAGTTCCAGGAGACTTGTAAAACTCAGACCAGGCAGTACAAGGCCCTCAGGAACCACCTGCTGGAGACCACGCCCAAGTCTGATCACAAGGCTGTGCTCAAGAGGCTGAAGGAGGAGCAGACCAGGAAGCTGGCCATCCTGGCTGAGCAGTACGACCACTCCATCAATGAAATGCTCTCCACACAGGCT CTGCGGTTAGACGAGGCTCAAGAGGGGGAGTGTCAAGTTCTGAggatgcagctgcagcaggagctgGAGCTGCTCAACGCCTACCAGAGCAAGATCAAGATGCAAACAGACGCTCAGCACgacaaggagaggagggagCTGGAGCAGAGGGTCTCACTGCGGAGGGCTCTGCTGGAGCAGAAA ATTGAGGAGGAAATGCTCGCCCTGCAGAACGAGCGCTTGGAGCGAATCCGCTCCCTGCTGGAGCGCCAGGCCCGAGAGATTGAGGCTTTTGACTCGGAGTCCATGCGGCTGGGCTTCAGCAACATGGTGCTCACCAACCTGGCTCCCGATTCCCAGGGAGGCTGGGGGGGAGGAGGTGGCGGAGGCCAGGGGGCTCAGGGAGGAGGCCATTGGCccggaggaggcggaggaggaggccaCCATAGTCATCACCACCAGGGGGGCTCCAGCTCACAGCAGCCCTGGGGTCACCCCATGCTGGCTGGGGGCCCGCCGCCCTGGAGCCTCCACCACCCCGGAGGAGGGGGTCAGAGGGGGAGCGGGGGAGGCGCAGGAGGGGTGAGGAACAGCCCGCAGGCTATGAGGAGGACGTCATCAGGGGGGAGGAATGAACAGGGCATGAGCAGGAGCGCCAGCATCACCTCTCAAATCTCCAACGGATCCCACCTGTCGTACACctag